Proteins encoded together in one Vulcanisaeta thermophila window:
- a CDS encoding helix-turn-helix domain-containing protein, protein MNIVLALFKVDKKENDSMAIKSLKKDFLKLSILPLYKDDNNKYYIISGVKSGHGVLHPLIKHGATPLLPIIALPNAESFIFLHHDKSTIDEIIDEISHKNKNKLEYFDYKRISNGSEIMRIITKNFNEIYLYDLDDYERKVLKIAINMGYFDWPKRVKIDEIARELGVSKPMISYYLRKASRNIFDKMVL, encoded by the coding sequence ATGAACATAGTACTCGCACTTTTTAAGGTGGACAAAAAAGAGAATGATAGTATGGCTATTAAATCACTAAAGAAGGATTTCCTAAAACTATCCATCTTACCGCTATATAAGGATGATAATAATAAGTATTATATTATTTCCGGTGTAAAAAGTGGTCATGGTGTGCTTCATCCATTAATTAAGCATGGTGCAACACCGTTACTGCCAATCATCGCATTGCCTAATGCCGAGTCCTTTATCTTCTTACATCACGATAAGAGTACCATAGACGAAATCATCGATGAAATAAGCCATAAAAATAAAAATAAATTGGAATATTTTGACTATAAAAGGATAAGTAATGGAAGTGAGATAATGAGGATAATCACTAAAAACTTCAATGAAATATACCTCTACGATCTTGATGATTATGAGCGTAAGGTGCTGAAGATAGCTATCAATATGGGTTATTTCGATTGGCCTAAGCGTGTAAAAATAGATGAAATAGCTAGAGAATTGGGTGTTTCAAAACCCATGATTTCCTATTACCTTAGGAAGGCTAGTAGAAATATTTTTGACAAGATGGTTTTATAA
- a CDS encoding CaiB/BaiF CoA transferase family protein, with amino-acid sequence MVLEIKPIVLELGQIVAGPTAGLILADLGFNVIKIEQPGRGDIARYFTGPSEGNFAFFNRGKRSMTLNLKTEEGREIFLKLVERSDIIIENMGYGTMERLGVGYSVLSKINPRIIYLSIKGYGSGPYEDRNALDYPIEVESGVAYMNGLSNKPMRLGASIIDIAAAMFGVIGVLHALLERERTGKGTFIKVGLFETAMFLMGQHIAAYQARGFVPLKPMNEEGFAWAIYDFFETADGKRIFIAITTDAQWHKFCELFKLPICESPEYSTNEARYQRRSELIPMIAETIRRLRSDELIRMLRQNGISYAVLNTPWDLLNDPHASKKLISINYNQKQIKVPVTPLESDTIRYNDADPPELGDSTEIILKELGYSKEDIDRLIIKGVI; translated from the coding sequence ATGGTTCTTGAGATAAAGCCCATAGTGCTCGAGCTTGGGCAAATCGTCGCAGGACCCACGGCTGGATTAATACTCGCTGATCTAGGCTTCAACGTCATCAAGATAGAGCAACCAGGTCGTGGGGACATAGCGAGATACTTTACTGGGCCTAGTGAGGGGAACTTTGCATTCTTTAACAGAGGTAAGAGGAGTATGACACTTAATCTGAAGACAGAGGAGGGTAGAGAGATATTTCTTAAATTAGTTGAGAGGTCGGATATTATAATTGAGAATATGGGCTATGGCACCATGGAGAGATTAGGTGTTGGTTATTCCGTATTGAGTAAGATTAACCCAAGGATTATTTACTTATCCATAAAGGGCTACGGGAGTGGGCCATACGAGGACAGGAATGCATTAGATTACCCAATTGAGGTTGAGTCTGGGGTTGCTTACATGAATGGCTTAAGCAATAAGCCAATGAGGCTAGGGGCCTCTATCATAGATATTGCAGCGGCCATGTTTGGGGTAATCGGAGTACTTCATGCATTATTAGAGAGGGAGAGGACCGGTAAAGGCACATTCATTAAGGTTGGATTGTTTGAGACAGCCATGTTCCTCATGGGTCAACACATAGCTGCTTACCAGGCCAGGGGATTTGTACCCCTGAAGCCTATGAATGAGGAGGGATTTGCGTGGGCAATCTATGATTTCTTTGAGACAGCTGATGGTAAAAGAATATTCATAGCAATAACCACAGATGCTCAGTGGCATAAATTCTGTGAACTCTTTAAACTACCCATATGTGAATCACCCGAGTACTCAACAAATGAGGCAAGATATCAACGTAGAAGTGAGCTTATACCCATGATAGCAGAAACCATAAGAAGGCTTCGTAGCGATGAATTAATTCGTATGCTAAGGCAAAACGGTATCAGTTACGCTGTACTGAACACACCATGGGATTTATTGAATGACCCTCATGCATCCAAAAAATTAATTAGTATCAATTATAATCAAAAACAGATTAAGGTACCAGTAACGCCATTAGAGAGTGATACGATACGATACAATGATGCGGATCCACCTGAGCTTGGAGATAGCACGGAGATAATACTTAAAGAGCTTGGTTATAGTAAGGAAGATATAGATAGATTAATAATTAAAGGTGTCATTTAA